In one Mucilaginibacter ginsenosidivorax genomic region, the following are encoded:
- a CDS encoding capsule assembly Wzi family protein encodes MKKIFTAIILFVLTGGIVKAQSEYQPYSYQFYQKLNEDVYSTKTRVHSSLKPFLDDSLLKHHYDSLMNSAGGFKGRFFSEHQIDVKSNNATFYADLLPDFNLSRDFSGKKNTSFGSLGLQIGGTLGSQLSYNITGYENRAQLPEYLATYTNQVGIVRGQAYGSLYGSEYRWSYITGLVSYTPSKYLNVSLGRDKNFIGDGYRSVLLSDYASPYPFFKVTATLGDVRYMAMWTYMDDPLSARVDNNDRKKFAVFHYLDWNVSDRLAFGFFDSIIWGAKDDAGHQRGFDFTYINPLIFLRPVEASNGSPDNALIGFTGRYKITDGITAYGQFALDEFESKNFFSSNGSSRNKYAWQIGFRGANLFAIKGLNYLVESNNVKPYTYSERSSVQNYADNGEPLAHPWGANLREVVGLLNYSYKRFDFSGELDYGHYGLDINGQNYGKDLFQLYIDPSRQYGNYTGQGLTTNMVFLEGKIAYLLNPKYNLRIELGGLYRTEKNDQFHDKTAMLSFGIRSSFRSMYNDLASYKAH; translated from the coding sequence ATGAAGAAAATATTTACCGCAATTATATTATTTGTTTTAACAGGTGGAATTGTAAAAGCCCAGTCTGAGTATCAACCCTATTCGTACCAGTTTTACCAAAAGCTTAACGAAGATGTGTACTCCACCAAAACCCGGGTGCACAGTTCTTTAAAACCGTTTTTGGACGATTCATTGCTGAAACATCATTATGATTCACTGATGAACAGTGCGGGTGGGTTTAAAGGTCGTTTTTTTAGTGAACATCAGATAGATGTAAAAAGCAATAATGCCACTTTTTATGCCGACCTGCTGCCCGACTTTAATTTGAGCCGCGATTTTTCAGGAAAGAAAAATACAAGTTTCGGCTCGTTAGGGCTACAAATTGGTGGTACCCTGGGCAGCCAGCTATCTTACAACATAACCGGGTACGAAAACCGGGCGCAGTTACCAGAGTATCTGGCTACTTACACCAACCAGGTGGGCATAGTGCGCGGGCAGGCATATGGCAGCCTTTACGGCAGCGAGTACCGCTGGTCGTACATTACAGGGCTGGTATCTTACACACCAAGCAAATATTTAAATGTTAGCCTGGGGCGCGATAAAAATTTTATAGGCGATGGTTACCGGTCGGTACTTTTGTCTGATTATGCATCGCCCTACCCGTTTTTTAAAGTAACGGCCACATTGGGCGATGTTAGGTATATGGCCATGTGGACTTATATGGATGATCCTTTATCTGCACGGGTTGACAATAATGATCGTAAGAAGTTTGCAGTATTTCACTATTTAGACTGGAATGTAAGCGACCGCCTGGCTTTCGGATTTTTTGATTCGATTATATGGGGTGCTAAAGACGATGCTGGCCACCAGCGTGGGTTTGATTTTACCTACATCAATCCTTTAATATTTCTGAGGCCGGTTGAAGCATCCAACGGCTCGCCAGACAATGCGCTGATAGGTTTTACCGGCAGGTACAAAATTACCGATGGCATTACCGCTTATGGCCAGTTTGCATTGGATGAGTTTGAAAGTAAAAACTTTTTCTCCAGCAACGGCAGTTCCCGTAACAAGTATGCCTGGCAAATTGGCTTCAGGGGCGCAAACCTGTTTGCCATTAAAGGCCTTAACTATTTAGTTGAAAGCAATAACGTTAAGCCATACACTTATTCGGAACGTAGCTCGGTACAAAACTATGCAGATAATGGCGAGCCATTGGCTCACCCCTGGGGAGCAAACCTGCGCGAGGTTGTGGGCTTGTTAAATTACTCGTACAAACGGTTTGACTTTAGCGGTGAGCTTGATTACGGGCATTATGGATTAGATATAAACGGCCAGAATTATGGTAAAGACCTTTTTCAATTGTACATCGATCCATCAAGGCAGTATGGCAACTACACAGGGCAGGGCTTAACCACCAACATGGTTTTCCTGGAGGGGAAAATAGCTTATTTGCTAAACCCCAAATATAACCTGCGCATTGAGTTGGGCGGCCTTTACCGTACCGAGAAAAATGATCAGTTTCATGACAAAACCGCTATGCTGAGTTTTGGTATCCGCAGTTCCTTTAGGAGTATGTATAATGATTTAGCAAGTTATAAGGCGCATTAA
- a CDS encoding DUF2281 domain-containing protein: MIRTVVKPVNRNISISLPEDFVGKQVEVIAFTIEEANKSTEIKDDVKTHFASEKVLSKDWLTPGEDLAWQDL; encoded by the coding sequence ATGATAAGGACAGTTGTTAAGCCCGTTAATAGGAATATCTCTATCAGTTTGCCGGAAGATTTTGTTGGTAAGCAAGTAGAGGTAATTGCATTTACAATTGAAGAGGCGAATAAATCAACTGAGATAAAGGACGACGTTAAGACTCATTTTGCAAGCGAAAAGGTTTTGTCAAAAGACTGGTTAACTCCCGGAGAAGATTTGGCATGGCAGGATTTGTAA
- a CDS encoding type II toxin-antitoxin system PemK/MazF family toxin, giving the protein MAGFVKGDIVVIPIPFSDLSGSKKRPALVLANLPGDDIILCQITSQQSNDTYAIAIDAIDFASGSLPISSNIRPSRIFTADKKIIVRKAETLKESSIVKVSNVFMKLFS; this is encoded by the coding sequence ATGGCAGGATTTGTAAAAGGCGACATTGTAGTTATCCCCATTCCATTCTCTGATTTGTCAGGTAGCAAAAAAAGACCGGCTTTGGTTTTGGCCAATCTTCCTGGTGACGACATTATTCTTTGCCAGATAACCAGCCAACAAAGTAACGATACGTATGCTATTGCTATTGATGCTATTGATTTCGCAAGCGGTTCGTTGCCCATATCTTCAAATATCCGCCCATCCAGAATTTTTACTGCTGATAAGAAAATCATTGTTCGTAAAGCAGAGACTTTAAAAGAATCAAGTATAGTAAAAGTCTCAAATGTATTTATGAAGCTATTTTCATAG
- a CDS encoding ABC transporter ATP-binding protein: MSLVIKKLTKQYNQHKSGLTDYSITIEKGVLGLLGPNGAGKSTLMKIIATISKPTKGTLFLDGEDIVANPDKIRKILGYLPQDFGVYPNLNAYEFLEYIAAMKGVGGSGLRKRIDLLLEGVNLTADAKRPIGTYSGGMKQRIGIAQALLNDPKVLIFDEPTVGLDPEERVRFRQLISDLADDCIIILSSHIVSDIETIADEVAIMKNGILLNKAAQPDIIKLVDGKVFEVLVSNDEIAGIRTKHQVIDTSRQKDKTRIRFITRTGQPEMGAIAVNASLEDAYLFLTQNNN, from the coding sequence ATGTCCTTAGTCATAAAAAAACTGACCAAACAATATAACCAGCATAAAAGCGGCCTTACCGATTACTCCATCACCATTGAAAAAGGCGTATTGGGCCTGCTTGGCCCCAACGGCGCGGGCAAATCAACACTGATGAAAATTATTGCCACCATCAGCAAACCAACAAAAGGAACTCTGTTTTTAGATGGCGAAGATATTGTTGCCAATCCTGATAAAATTCGTAAAATATTGGGCTACCTGCCGCAGGATTTCGGGGTTTACCCAAACCTTAACGCGTACGAATTTTTAGAATATATAGCAGCCATGAAGGGCGTAGGCGGCAGCGGCTTACGCAAGCGGATAGACCTGTTGTTAGAAGGTGTTAATTTAACTGCCGATGCCAAACGCCCTATTGGCACCTACTCCGGCGGGATGAAACAACGGATTGGCATAGCACAAGCGTTATTGAATGACCCTAAAGTGTTGATATTTGATGAACCCACCGTTGGCCTTGATCCCGAAGAACGGGTAAGGTTTCGCCAGCTGATATCTGACCTGGCCGACGATTGTATCATCATCCTGTCATCGCACATCGTTTCGGATATTGAAACTATAGCCGATGAAGTTGCTATCATGAAAAACGGCATACTGCTTAATAAAGCTGCCCAGCCGGATATTATAAAACTGGTTGATGGTAAAGTATTTGAAGTACTGGTAAGTAATGATGAAATTGCCGGTATCCGCACCAAACACCAGGTTATTGATACCAGCCGGCAAAAGGATAAAACCAGGATTCGTTTTATCACCAGGACCGGGCAGCCCGAAATGGGTGCAATAGCTGTAAATGCCAGTTTAGAAGATGCGTATTTGTTTTTAACGCAAAATAACAACTAA
- a CDS encoding glycosyltransferase family protein, with translation MKILFAIQGTGNGHISRAREIVPLLQQYGEVDLLVSGTEAEVSLSQPLKYRFHGVSFVFGTNGGVDNWATWKIMNLRRFWHDLRHLPLKQYDLVINDFEPVSAWACKFQRVPSVSLSHQCSFVSPNTPRPEKKDPFAQWLLKNYSPTTYHVGFHFERYDTFINTPVIRSEIRQMETSNLGHYSVYLPAYDDKTLLKHLGAVKDVQWEVFSKRQKTPMQAGNVQIFPVNNEAFNKSLASCKGLLTGGGFEGPAEALFLKKKVMMIPMKGQYEQQCNALSASKLGVPVVPEINDSFGGHLTKWINDDKKIIVDFPDETAQIVDKLVKQYAR, from the coding sequence ATGAAAATACTGTTTGCCATACAGGGAACCGGCAACGGGCATATAAGCCGGGCCCGCGAAATTGTACCTTTATTACAGCAATATGGCGAGGTTGACCTGCTGGTAAGCGGCACCGAGGCCGAGGTTTCATTATCGCAGCCTTTAAAATACAGGTTTCATGGGGTTAGTTTTGTTTTTGGCACCAATGGCGGGGTTGATAACTGGGCAACCTGGAAAATCATGAACCTGCGCCGGTTTTGGCACGATTTGCGGCACCTTCCCTTAAAACAATACGATTTGGTAATTAACGATTTTGAGCCGGTAAGTGCCTGGGCCTGTAAGTTTCAGCGTGTGCCCTCGGTATCGTTAAGTCATCAATGTTCTTTTGTATCGCCCAATACCCCCCGTCCCGAAAAAAAAGATCCTTTTGCGCAGTGGCTGTTAAAAAATTATTCGCCTACTACCTATCATGTGGGCTTTCATTTTGAACGCTACGATACTTTTATAAATACACCGGTTATCCGCAGCGAGATACGGCAGATGGAAACCAGTAACCTGGGACATTACAGCGTTTACCTGCCTGCATATGACGATAAAACACTATTGAAACACTTAGGCGCGGTAAAAGATGTACAATGGGAGGTGTTTTCAAAGCGCCAGAAAACGCCGATGCAGGCCGGCAATGTGCAGATATTCCCCGTAAATAATGAGGCCTTTAATAAAAGCCTGGCCAGTTGCAAGGGACTACTAACCGGCGGCGGATTTGAAGGCCCTGCCGAGGCACTGTTCCTGAAAAAGAAAGTGATGATGATACCCATGAAAGGGCAGTATGAGCAACAATGCAACGCCCTTTCGGCCTCAAAACTGGGCGTGCCTGTAGTACCCGAGATTAACGACTCTTTCGGTGGCCATTTAACTAAGTGGATTAACGATGATAAAAAAATTATTGTTGATTTCCCGGATGAAACCGCGCAGATAGTTGATAAGCTGGTGAAGCAATACGCGAGGTAG
- a CDS encoding nuclear transport factor 2 family protein, which yields MEGNKIINAVTNLFKGADSHDWALIESILAPVVTLDYSSMNGFGPAELSPAQIVDNWASFLPGFDKTDHRVSAFKVQLNGKMADVFYSTVASHFLGDQVWVVTANYHTKLAKYDDTWLITYHKIDFESQSGNANLPKQAHQVIADRKAVQ from the coding sequence ATGGAAGGCAATAAAATAATTAACGCAGTAACTAATTTATTTAAAGGCGCCGACAGTCATGACTGGGCATTAATAGAAAGTATACTGGCACCGGTGGTTACACTTGATTATTCTTCAATGAATGGCTTTGGGCCGGCAGAACTTAGCCCGGCGCAGATAGTAGATAACTGGGCTTCATTTTTACCGGGCTTTGATAAAACAGACCACCGTGTTTCGGCATTTAAGGTGCAACTAAACGGTAAAATGGCCGATGTTTTTTATAGCACGGTTGCCAGTCATTTCCTGGGCGACCAGGTTTGGGTTGTGACAGCAAATTACCATACCAAGCTGGCCAAATACGATGATACCTGGCTTATTACTTACCATAAAATTGATTTTGAAAGCCAGAGCGGTAATGCAAACCTGCCAAAACAGGCACACCAGGTTATAGCCGACAGAAAAGCTGTACAGTAA